In Humulus lupulus chromosome 6, drHumLupu1.1, whole genome shotgun sequence, a single genomic region encodes these proteins:
- the LOC133783569 gene encoding wall-associated receptor kinase-like 10: MVVTTMLNYYLSVIIIIGSLLMARSSTVLAIVAKPGCPEKCGDVTIPFPFGIGSSSSNNCFLNKWFEISCRNSTTPFLDQTQLQVLNISLYDKRVQVRSPISFFNCANKTSKRSANLTGSPFYYSFYNQFIAISCGAFAKLEIRSGKEVYQNGCTSSSSTCSSSFSSSNNIDFSNCDDGIKCCRTSFKGGDNFKISMDNDSSTTLATNHDNEYCKYAFVIDPNYKTSHDDDDLDYYVPVRLSWNINSKYFDIFKTHVMPTTSSSFECDNYDGVALNSSLDRISRCVCHHGFRGSASIQDGCQDINECIEGTVLCPGGSTCVNTVGGYHCSYKRKTIFIGVGSTWILYIFIKKRKEIKRKKAFFKRNGGLLLEQQIHSSENNVEQTKLFKSKELEKATDNFNIDRVFGQGGQGTVYKGMLKDGKIVAVKKSKIIDEAKLSEFINEVVILTQIKHRNVVRLLGCCLETDVPLLVYEFIPNGTLSEYIHDKNAEFPFTWNMRLRIATEVAGALSYLHSAASFPIYHRDVKSTNILLDEKLTAKVADFGTSRTISLEQTHLTTLVYGTFGYLDPEYFQSNQFTDKSDVYSFGVVLVELLTGQKAISATRSEEEGRSLATYFMMTMEEKSSSLFDILDGQVLKDAPKEEILIVVDLAKRCLHLNGRNRPTMKEVAKELERIQGIDNKDSNGIQHNYEDLAYAQPEIADYSWNVSTSSIGLTFDSAATSFSLHQELPLL; the protein is encoded by the exons atggTAGTAACTACTATGCTGAACTACTACTTGTCTGTTATCATAATTATTGGATCGTTGTTAATGGCAAGATCGTCAACAGTACTAGCTATAGTTGCGAAACCTGGTTGTCCAGAAAAGTGTGGAGATGTAACTATTCCATTCCCTTTCGGAATTGGGTCATCATCATCCAACAATTGTTTTCTTAACAAATGGTTCGAAATCTCCTGCCGCAACTCTACTACGCCTTTCCTCGATCAAACTCAACTACAGGTACTTAACATTTCGTTATATGACAAACGGGTTCAGGTGAGAAGCCCCATCAGTTTCTTCAACTGTGCAAATAAGACAAGCAAAAGATCAGCAAATTTAACAGGAAGCCCCTTCTACTATTCTTTTTACAATCAGTTCATTGCAATAAGTTGTGGTGCTTTTGCCAAGTTGGAAATAAGGAGTGGTAAGGAGGTCTACCAAAATGGGTGCACAAGCAGCAGCTCCACCTGCTCATCATCATTCAGTAGTAGTAATAATATTGATTTTAGTAATTGCGACGATGGCATTAAATGTTGTCGTACTTCTTTCAAAGGTGGTGACAACTTCAAAATCTCTATGGATAATGATTCTAGTACGACTCTTGCAACAAATCATGATAACGAATATTGCAAATATGCGTTCGTGATTGATCCTAACTACAAAACATCCCATGATGATGATGATCTGGATTATTATGTTCCTGTCCGACTAAGTTGGAACATTAACAGTAAGTATTTCGACATATTTAAAACACATGTTATGCCAACCACATCTAGCAGCTTCGAATGCGACAACTATGATGGTGTTGCTTTAAATTCCTCTCTAGATCGGATATCCAGATGTGTCTGCCATCACGGATTTCGAGGGAGTGCGTCCATTCAGGACGGGTGTCAAG ATATTAATGAATGCATTGAGGGAACAGTGTTGTGCCCTGGAGGCTCTACTTGCGTGAACACTGTCGGGGGCTATCACTGTAGTTATAAACGCAAGACCATCTTTATAG GTGTGGGGAGTACATGGATACTATACATattcataaagaaaagaaaagaaattaaacGCAAGAAAGCATTTTTCAAACGAAATGGTGGCCTTTTGTTGGAACAACAGATACACTCAAGTGAAAACAATGTCGAGCAAACGAAGTTGTTCAAGTCAAAAGAGTTAGAGAAGGCAACTGATAATTTCAATATAGACAGAGTTTTTGGGCAAGGAGGCCAAGGCACTGTGTACAAAGGAATGTTGAAAGATGGAAAGATTGTTGCTGTAAAGAAGTCTAAAATAATTGATGAAGCCAAACTCTCTGAATTCATCAATGAAGTTGTCATTCTTACACAAATCAAACATAGAAATGTTGTCAGGCTATTGGGATGTTGTCTGGAGACAGATGTTCCACTTCTAGTTTATGAATTCATCCCAAACGGAACACTTTCTGAGTATATTCATGACAAAAATGCAGAGTTTCCTTTCACATGGAACATGAGATTACGAATTGCAACTGAAGTTGCAGGAGCTCTTTCATACTTACACTCAGCAGCTTCTTTTCCAATTTATCATCGAGATGTCAAGTCTACGAACATACTCCTTGATGAAAAACTCACAGCAAAAGTTGCAGACTTTGGTACATCAAGAACTATCTCCTTAGAGCAAACTCACCTGACCACTTTAGTTTATGGCACATTTGGCTATCTAGATCCAGAATACTTTCAGTCTAACCAATTCACAGATAAGAGTGATGTTTATAGTTTTGGAGTGGTTCTTGTCGAGCTCTTGACCGGACAAAAAGCAATATCTGCAACAAGGTCAGAGGAGGAAGGAAGAAGTTTGGCAACATATTTCATGATGACAATGGAGGAAAAGAGCAGTAGTTTGTTCGACATTCTTGATGGTCAAGTTCTCAAAGATGCGCCAAAAGAAGAGATCTTAATTGTTGTTGATCTTGCAAAGAGATGCTTACATTTGAATGGAAGGAATCGACCTACCATGAAAGAAGTAGCAAAGGAGCTAGAGAGGATTCAAGGCATTGATAATAAAGATTCCAATGGTATTCAACATAATTATGAAGATTTAGCATATGCACAACCTGAAATTGCAGACTACTCTTGGAATGTTTCCACATCGTCAATAGGGTTAACTTTTGATAGTGCTGCTACTAGCTTCTCGTTGCATCAAGAATTACCATTGTTGTAA
- the LOC133786239 gene encoding wall-associated receptor kinase-like 1 → MLEDGKIVAIKKSKIIDEAKLSEFINEVVILTQINHRNVVKLLGCCLETDVPLLVYEFIPNGTLSEYIHERNAEFPFTWSMRLQIATEVAGALSYLHSAASFPIYHRDVKSTNILLDEKLRAKVADFGTSRTISLEQTHLTTVVYGTFGYLDPEYFQTSQFTDKSDVYSFGVILVELLTGQKAISATRSEEGISLATYFIMTMEENNSSLFNILDSQVLKEAPKEEIIVVADLAQRCLHLSGRNRPTMKEVAKELERIQVIDNKDSKGSQHNYKELAYAQPEVIDYSWNASASSTFYNNASSSSLHQELPLL, encoded by the coding sequence ATGTTGGAAGACGGAAAGATTGTTGCGATAAAGAAGTCTAAAATAATTGATGAAGCCAAACTCTCAGAATTCATTAATGAGGTTGTTATTCTTACGCAAATCAATCATAGAAATGTTGTCAAGCTATTGGGATGTTGTTTGGAGACAGATGTTCCACTTTTAGTTTATGAATTTATCCCAAACGGAACACTTTCTGAGTATATTCATGAGAGAAATGCAGAGTTTCCTTTTACATGGAGCATGCGATTACAAATTGCAACTGAAGTTGCAGGAGCTCTTTCATACTTACATTCAGCAGCTTCTTTTCCAATTTATCATCGGGATGttaagtctacaaacatactccTTGATGAAAAATTGAGAGCTAAAGTTGCAGACTTTGGTACATCAAGAACTATTTCCTTAGAGCAAACACACTTGACTACTGTAGTTTATGGCACATTTGGTTATCTAGATCCAGAATATTTTCAAACAAGCCAATTTACAGATAAGAGTGATGTTTATAGTTTTGGAGTGATTCTTGTTGAGCTCTTGACTGGACAAAAAGCAATATCTGCAACAAGATCAGAGGAAGGAATAAGTTTGGCAACATATTTTATAATGACAATGGAGGAAAATAACAGTAGTCTGTTCAACATTCTTGATAGTCAAGTTCTCAAAGAAGCGCCAAAAGAAGAGATCATAGTTGTTGCTGATCTTGCACAGAGATGCTTACATTTGAGCGGAAGGAATCGACCTACCATGAAAGAAGTAGCAAAGGAGCTAGAGAGGATACAAGTCATTGATAATAAAGATTCAAAGGGTAGTCAACATAATTATAAAGAGTTAGCGTATGCACAACCTGAAGTTATAGACTACTCTTGGAATGCTTCCGCGTCATCAACTTTTTATAATAATGCTTCTAGCTCCTCGTTGCATCAAGAATTACCATTATTATAA